The Streptomyces sp. NBC_01439 genome contains the following window.
CCCGGACAGGGTGCCGGTCTTGGCGCGGAGCAGGCCGGCCGCCGGGGAACTGCCGGAGTTGCGGACCTTGAGGGTTCCGGTGAATCCGGCGACGGGCAGTCCGGTGAGGACCGGCCGCAGTTCGGGGCGCTGGGGGTCGGCGGCCTTGGTGAGGAGCGCGGTCAGCAGGCCCGCGCTGATCTTGTCGGCGCGGTTCAGGCCGCTGCCGTCGGCGAAGCGGGAGCCGGCGGTGTCGATGCCGAGGGCGGTGAGCCGGTCGGTGACGGCCCGTTCGGCGCCCTCGAAGCTCGCCGGGCGGCCGGAGGCGAGGGCGGTCTGCCGGGCGAGGGCCTCGGCGATGTCGTTGTCGCTGTTGGTCAGCATCCGCTCGACGAGCCCCGCGACCGGGGTGGAGAGGGTGACGGCCAGCGGCTGGACACCGGCGGCAGGTTTGGCCCTGACCGGTTCGCCGGTGACCTTGATGCCGCGATCGGCCAGCAGGGTGCGGAAGGCCCGGGCGGCGTCCCCGGAGGGGTCGCCGGTGCGGTCCACGGGCCCGGAGGTGGAGTCGTCGGGGCGGCCCTCGTCGGCCGTCAAGGCGGTCACCGGAGCGATGTTGGGGTTGGCGCCGATCGGGTGGCGGGCGGGGCCGGTGTAGAGGCCGTCGTCGTATCCGAGGGTCACGGTGTCGGTGCCGGCGGCCTTGAGGGCCTGCGCGGTGTCGCCGGCGAGGGCGACGAGGCTGCCGCCGGATCCGGCGGGGTTCTTCTTCTTCGCGCTGAGCGAGGGGTCGCCGCCGCCGACCAGGACGATCTGTCCGGGGGCGGCGCCGGGCGTGACGGTGGTCCTGATCCGGTGCTCGGGCCCGAGGGCGGCCAGCACGGCCGCGGCGGTGACGATCTTGACGGTGGAGGCGGGGGTCATCGCGTCCCGCGCCCCGGACTCGTAGAGGACCTGCCCGGTGGCGGTGTCGACGACGGACGCGGTGCGGACGGTGCCGAGCGCGGGATCGGCGAGCAGCGGCTTGAGGGCGGCGGCCAGGCCTCCGGCGGCGGCGGGCGCGGCGGGGGCGCTCTGCGCGCTCGGGACGCCGGGGCCGATCGCGCCGAGGACTCCGGGTGCGCTGGGCGCCGCCTCGGGCAGGGCGCCGGAATCGGGCCCTCCACCGTGATCTGCGCCACCCGTACGGCCCCAGGAGGCGGCTCTGACCCGCTCGGCCTTACGCTGGCCGGAGTCCCAAGGACCGGCGGCGGCCACCGCTGCCACCGACAGGGCGAGGCCGGCGACGGCCGACCCCGCGATGAGCTGCCAGGTCTTGACCAATGGCACCTCGGACCAGCCCCTTTCGCGATCACACATATGCGTGAGGGACACTTAACCACTGCGTCTTGCCGCGAGCATGGCACCCCACCCGGCAGGGCTGGACCGGACGCGCACGCAGGTGAAACGACGCAGTCCCGAAGCAATGCAGCTGATCATGGAGGAGCAGGACGTGGAGTTCGACGTCACCATCGAGATCCCCAAGGGTTCGCGGAACAAGTACGAGGTGGACCACGAGACCGGCCGGATCCGTCTGGACCGTCGCCTCTTCACCTCGACCAGCTACCCGGCCGACTACGGCTTCGTCGAGAACACCCTCGGCGAGGACGGCGACCCGCTGGACGCGCTGGTCATCCTTGACGAGCCGACCTTCCCGGGCTGCCTGATCAAGTGCCGCGCCATCGGCATGTTCAACATGACGGACGAGGCGGGCGGCGACGCCAAGCTGCTGTGCGTGCCGGCCTCCGACCCGCGCGTCGAGCACCTGCGCGACATCCACCACGTGTCCGAGTTCGACCGCCTGGAGATCCAGCACTTCTTCGAGGTCTACAAGGACCTGGAGCCGGGCAAGTCGGTCGAGGGCGCGAACTGGGTCGGTCGCACCGAGGCCGAGGCCGAGATCGAGGCCTCGTTCAAGCGCCTGGAGGCGCAGGGCGGCCACCACTGAGCTCGCGCTCGGCGGTAACGGGCCGGGGCACTGCTCCGCGCCCCTCGTGACATGGCGGGCGGTATCCCACGGGGATGCCGCCCGCCGTCGCGTTCGCGGGCCGCTGCGGCGGGCGCGGCCGGGTCTGCTGGGGCCGGCGGGGCCGCCGGGTCCGCGCCGGAAGTGCGTTGGGTATGCGGTGGGAGGAAACGATTCCGCATACTGATACCCCGGGTGATCACGGACTGGAGGACGCGTGGCGGAGGCCGACGGGGCAGAGGACAGGAAGCCCCAGTCCGACGAGGCGCACAGCGCCTTCACGCCGCCGCCCGGCATGGAGCCGGACGTTCCCGAGGAGGACCAGCCCACCTCGGAATTCGCCCGTCCGGCGGGCGCCGAACCGGTGGAGCCCGAGCCCGAGGGGTCGGCCTTCGCCACCCCGGCCACGTACCGGGCCGCGCAGTCCCCGCTCGCCTACACCCCCGGCCAGGGCTTCCCCGTCGCACAGATGAAGGAATCGCCCTGGCAGGACCGCATGCGCACGATGCTGCGCATGCCGGTCGACGTGCGGCCCGTACCGGAGCTCGTGCAGCGGCACAGCGAGACCGGGCCCGCCGTGGGCCGCGTGCTCGACCTGACCCTGCGCATCGGCGAGCTGCTGCTCGCGGGTGGCGAGGGCGCCGAGGACGTGGAGGCCGCGATGTTCGCGGTGGCCCGCTCGTACGGGCTGGACCGCTGCGAGCCGACCGTCACCTTCACCATGCTGTCGATCAGCCACCACCCCTCGCTGGTGGGCGACCCGGTCTCGGCCAGCCGGACCGTGCGCCGCCGCGGCACCGACTACAACCGGCTCGCGGCCGTGTTCCGGCTCGTGGACGACATCAGCGCCCACGAGATCGACGTGACGCTGGAGGAGGCCTACCGGCGCCTCGCCGAGATCCGCCGCAACCGGCACCCGTACCCCGGCTGGATGCTCACGGCCTCCGCCGGACTGCTCGCCGGGGCGGCCTCCACCCTCGTCGGCGGCGGGATCCTCGTCTTCTTCGCCGCTGCGATCGGCGCGATGCTCGGCGACCGCCTGGCCTGGCTGTGCGCCGGGCGCGGGCTGCCCGAGTTCTACCAGTTCGTGGTCGCCGCGATGCCGCCGGCCGCCATCGGGGTCGCGCTCAACATGACGGGGATCGACGTCAAGGCCTCCGCCGTGATCACCGGTGGGCTGTTCGCGCTGCTGCCGGGACGGGCCGTGGTCGCGGCCGTGCAGGACGGCCTGACCGGCTACTACATCACCGCGTCGGCCCGGCTGCTGGAGGTCATGTACCTCTTCATCGGCATCATCATGGGCGTACTGGTGGTGCTCTACGTGGGGCTGCAGTTCGACGCCTCGCCGCGGCCGGAGGAGGTCCTCCAGATCCAACAGCGGCCGCTGATCCAGATCGCCGCCTCCATGGTGCTGGTGTTCACCTTCGCGATCCTGCTCCAGCAGGAACGCTCCACCGTGTGGATCGTGACGCTGAACGGCGCGGTCGCCTGGGTCACCTTCGGGGCCCTGCACTACGCGGGGGGCATCCCGCCCGTACCGTCCACGGCCATCGCCGCCGGGCTGGTGGGCCTCTTCGGGCAGCTCTTCTCCCGCTACCGCTTCGCCTCCGCCCTGCCGTACGTGACGGCCGCCATCGGCCCGCTGCTCCCCGGCTCGGCGGTGTACTACGGGCTGCTGCTGATCGCCGAGGACCGGCTGAACGAGGGCCTGGGCTCGCTGGTGAACGCCGCGGCCATCGCACTGGCCATCGCGATCGGGGTCAACCTCGGGTCGGAGGCCTCGCGGCTGTTCATGCGCATCCCGGGGGCGGCGAGCGCCGCCAAGCGCCGTGCGGCCAAGCGGACCCGCGGCTTCTGAGCGCCCTGACGGGGGACCTCACTCGGAAGACGCATCGAGCCAGCGGCGCGCCGCCGTGCTCAGCGGCGGCTCGTTCGCCCGGTCGATCGCCCCCTGGGCCACCCATTCGGCGAACCGGCGCAGGACCCGCGAACGATGCGGCGCCGTCAGCACCGAGGTGCTGATCGAGTGTTGCCACGTCGTGGCGAAGCACAGCACGTTGCCGTCGAGCGACAGCATGACGAACTCGGGGCGCAACGGCGCGCTGCCGAGCGGCCCGGCCGCGCCCTCGCCCATGATGTCCCAGTCGTCCTGCAACTCGACGCAGCGCCACCGGCCGAGGCCGCCCTCCGCGGAAGCGCGGGGGAGCAGGAACCGGCGGTCGGCCTCGGCGAAGAGCCCCCCTTCGACCGCCAGGCGGTACCAGTCGGCGTTCGCCCTCTCGTGCAGCAGCGGGTCCGTGACGTCCAGCACCGCCTCGACGCGGCCTTCCCAGGGCGGACAGCTCGCCGCCTGGCCGGTGAGGAACGGCGGGATGAGCCCCTCGGGCTCGACCCACCCGTCCACGGCCCGCAGGCCCGCTGCGGCAAGAGATCGCGTCATGCGCCCACCATGCCGCAGGCGGGGTCCCGGGACGGACGCGGGCCCCCTGTACGGGCACACGTACGCCCCGGGGCCTCTGGTGGGCCTTCCGGGGCGTTACGGGCGTGCAGGGCGCCGTGGGCGGGCGCTCAGCGCTTGGCGTGGCGGCCGCGCGTGCCCGGGGCCTGCGGGACGGAGCCGTCGGCCACGGCCTCGGGCGCCTCGGCGCCGGCGTTCGCCTTGCTCTCCTTGCGGGCCTTCAGCACCTCGAAGACCACCGGAATGACCGACAGCAGGACGATGCCCACCAGGATCGGCTCGACGTTCGTCTTGATGAACTCGATCTGGCCGAGCCAGTAGCCGGCGATCGTGACGCCCGCTCCCCAGCCGATGCCGCCGATGATGTTGTAGGTCAAGAAGGTGCGGTACTTCATCGAGCCGGCGCCCGCGACCATCGGGGCGAAGGTGCGGATGATCGGCACGAAGCGGGCGAGCACGATGGCCTTCGGACCGTGCTTGTCCATGAACTCGTGGGCCTTGTCCAGGTTCTCCCGCTTGAAGAGCTTGGACTTCGGCCGGTTGAAGATCTTCGGCCCGAAGAACTTGCCGATCATGTAGCCGACCTGGTCGCCGATGATCGCGGCCGCCACGATCAGGGTGCAGACCAGCCACAACGGCTGCTTGATGTACTGCCCGTCCGCGACCAGCAGGCCCGCCGTGAACAGCAGGGAGTCGCCCGGGAGGAACGCGAAGAGTCCCGACTCCGCGAAGACGATGACCAGGATGCCGATCAGACCGAAGTGCGAGATCAGATAGTCCGGGGACAGCCACTCAGGGCCGCCGAGCGCAAGCGTATACACGGGTTCCGGGCTCTCCTGGATCGAGGGGGGCGTATTGCGGAAGGAGCGGTTTCAATTATCAACGCACACGACCCCCGCCCAGTTCCAGGTAGGGAGGGGGTCGCATGCGTAACATTCCGCTTACACCCTGCGCACGCCGTTCGCCAGGATCGCGTCCCGCAGGTGCTCGGCGAGGCCCGGCTTCATCGCGTCGTAGAACGCCGTGAACCGCTCGTCCGCCACGTACATCTCACCGAGACACGTGTGCATCTCGTACGAGCAGTCGTAGAACCACCGGTGGATGTGCAGGCGGTGCTCCTCGGCCAGGTCCATCGCTCGCTCGCCGTCGGCGGGTTCGCCCGCCTCCATGGCCGCCACGTACCGACGGCCCCAGTCGGCGGACTCGTCCTGGATCCGCTGCCAGTCGCCCTTCGTGTACGAGGCCGCCCGGCGCTGCGACTCGGCGTACGCATCGGTGTCGCCCCAGCGCTCCTCCACCTCCTGCGCGTACTGCTCCGGGTCCTCGTCCCCGAAGACCTCGAACTTCTCCTCGGGCGTGAGGTTGATGCCCATCTTCTTCGCCTCCATGGCGTGCTCAACGGCCTTGGCCATCTGCTGGAGCCGGGCGATCCGGTCGGTCAGCAGGGCGTGCTGCCGGCGCAGATGCTCCTGAGGATCCGATTCCGGGTCGTCCAGCAGGACCGCGACCTCTTCGAGGGGGAAGCCGAGCTCCCGGTAGAACAGGATCCGCTGCAACCGGTCCAGGTCGGCGTCGTCGTACCGCCGGTGTCCCGCGCCGCTGCGGCCGCTCGGGGAGAGCAGACCGATCTCGTCGTAGTGGTGCAGGGTGCGCACCGTGACTCCGGCGAATCCGGCGACCTGGCCCACGGAGAAGCCCATTTCTTCCCTCCTCTGCTCGGGTACGCCCTTCACTGTGGTTCCTCACGCCGCGTGAGGTGCAAGTCCTCTTCGGCGGCTACTTGCTCAGGCCCCGGTAACGGCCCACCGCCAACGGGAAGAAGACCGCGAGCAGCAGGAGCGGCCAGGCGACCGCCAGCAGGGCCGCGTGGTCGGCGGCCCACGACGCGGGCGCCGCGGCCGGGTTGCCGAACAGGTCGCGCACGGCCGTGGCCGTCGCCGAGAGCGGATTCCATTCCACCACCGCTCCCAGCCAGCCCGGCATCGACTCCGGCGTGGCGAAGGCGTTGGACAGGAACCCCACCGGCCACACCAGGATCTGCACCGCCTGCACCAGCTCCGGCCGGCCCGCGACCATGCCGAGCCAGATCCCGATCCACAGCATCGCGAAGCGCAGCAGCAGGAGCAGCCCGAAGGCGAGCAGCGCGGCCGCCGCGCCGCCGTGCCAGCGCCAGCCGAGCAGCAGCCCGACCGCGGCCAGGACCAGCAGCCCCACGGCCGACTGGAGCACGTCGGCGGCGCTGCGGCCCACCAGGACCGCCGACGAGGACATCGGCATGGCGCGGAAGCGGTCGATCACCCCCTTGTTCAGGTCTTGGGTGACGGCCGTCAGGGTGGCTTCCAGCCCGAAGGCCATCGTCAGGGCGAGCATCCCCGGGACCAAGAACTCGACGTACTCGCCGTCGATCCCGCGCCCGCCGCCCACCAGGAAGCCGAACATCAGCAACATCATCACGGGGAAGACCAGGCCGACGACCATCTGGACCGGCTGCCGCGCCCAGTGCGCCAGCTCGCGCCGGGTCATCGTCCAGGAATCCGAGACCACCCACGCCGCGCTCATGCAGCCACCCCCTCGCGGTCGGTCAGGTGCAGGAACACCTCGTCCAGCGTGGGGCGCCGGACGGCGAGGTCGGCCGCCTCGACGCCCGCCTCCTCCAGCGTCCGCAGGGTCCGGGCCAGGCCCGCCATGCGGTCCTCCACCGGGAAGCTCAGGGTCAGGGTGTCGGAATCGACGGCGGGGTCGGGCAGCAGCCGCGCCACCTCCGCCAGCCGGGCCGCGTCCCGTAGGACCACGACGATCCGGTCCGCCCCGACCAGGGCCTTCAGCTCGTCGGCCGTGCCCTCGGCCGCGACCCGGCCGCCGTCGATCAGGGCGATCCGGTCGGCCAGTT
Protein-coding sequences here:
- the dacB gene encoding D-alanyl-D-alanine carboxypeptidase/D-alanyl-D-alanine endopeptidase; its protein translation is MCDRERGWSEVPLVKTWQLIAGSAVAGLALSVAAVAAAGPWDSGQRKAERVRAASWGRTGGADHGGGPDSGALPEAAPSAPGVLGAIGPGVPSAQSAPAAPAAAGGLAAALKPLLADPALGTVRTASVVDTATGQVLYESGARDAMTPASTVKIVTAAAVLAALGPEHRIRTTVTPGAAPGQIVLVGGGDPSLSAKKKNPAGSGGSLVALAGDTAQALKAAGTDTVTLGYDDGLYTGPARHPIGANPNIAPVTALTADEGRPDDSTSGPVDRTGDPSGDAARAFRTLLADRGIKVTGEPVRAKPAAGVQPLAVTLSTPVAGLVERMLTNSDNDIAEALARQTALASGRPASFEGAERAVTDRLTALGIDTAGSRFADGSGLNRADKISAGLLTALLTKAADPQRPELRPVLTGLPVAGFTGTLKVRNSGSSPAAGLLRAKTGTLSGVNSLSGTVVDPSGRLLAFAFLTANTPGPEGAEKALDKLAAAVATAS
- a CDS encoding inorganic diphosphatase, coding for MEFDVTIEIPKGSRNKYEVDHETGRIRLDRRLFTSTSYPADYGFVENTLGEDGDPLDALVILDEPTFPGCLIKCRAIGMFNMTDEAGGDAKLLCVPASDPRVEHLRDIHHVSEFDRLEIQHFFEVYKDLEPGKSVEGANWVGRTEAEAEIEASFKRLEAQGGHH
- a CDS encoding threonine/serine ThrE exporter family protein, translated to MAEADGAEDRKPQSDEAHSAFTPPPGMEPDVPEEDQPTSEFARPAGAEPVEPEPEGSAFATPATYRAAQSPLAYTPGQGFPVAQMKESPWQDRMRTMLRMPVDVRPVPELVQRHSETGPAVGRVLDLTLRIGELLLAGGEGAEDVEAAMFAVARSYGLDRCEPTVTFTMLSISHHPSLVGDPVSASRTVRRRGTDYNRLAAVFRLVDDISAHEIDVTLEEAYRRLAEIRRNRHPYPGWMLTASAGLLAGAASTLVGGGILVFFAAAIGAMLGDRLAWLCAGRGLPEFYQFVVAAMPPAAIGVALNMTGIDVKASAVITGGLFALLPGRAVVAAVQDGLTGYYITASARLLEVMYLFIGIIMGVLVVLYVGLQFDASPRPEEVLQIQQRPLIQIAASMVLVFTFAILLQQERSTVWIVTLNGAVAWVTFGALHYAGGIPPVPSTAIAAGLVGLFGQLFSRYRFASALPYVTAAIGPLLPGSAVYYGLLLIAEDRLNEGLGSLVNAAAIALAIAIGVNLGSEASRLFMRIPGAASAAKRRAAKRTRGF
- a CDS encoding MerR family transcriptional regulator, with amino-acid sequence MGFSVGQVAGFAGVTVRTLHHYDEIGLLSPSGRSGAGHRRYDDADLDRLQRILFYRELGFPLEEVAVLLDDPESDPQEHLRRQHALLTDRIARLQQMAKAVEHAMEAKKMGINLTPEEKFEVFGDEDPEQYAQEVEERWGDTDAYAESQRRAASYTKGDWQRIQDESADWGRRYVAAMEAGEPADGERAMDLAEEHRLHIHRWFYDCSYEMHTCLGEMYVADERFTAFYDAMKPGLAEHLRDAILANGVRRV
- a CDS encoding ABC transporter permease; the protein is MSAAWVVSDSWTMTRRELAHWARQPVQMVVGLVFPVMMLLMFGFLVGGGRGIDGEYVEFLVPGMLALTMAFGLEATLTAVTQDLNKGVIDRFRAMPMSSSAVLVGRSAADVLQSAVGLLVLAAVGLLLGWRWHGGAAAALLAFGLLLLLRFAMLWIGIWLGMVAGRPELVQAVQILVWPVGFLSNAFATPESMPGWLGAVVEWNPLSATATAVRDLFGNPAAAPASWAADHAALLAVAWPLLLLAVFFPLAVGRYRGLSK